In Pieris napi chromosome 2, ilPieNapi1.2, whole genome shotgun sequence, the following proteins share a genomic window:
- the LOC125058364 gene encoding circadian clock-controlled protein daywake-like, producing the protein MFSIFEILALTTLCASVAQSELLPPCHLNDDVCFEKSINVALPQVVSENKALGVESCDPLKLDLIEGDMPDIKFKFISPITTGFKQCIVKNVKMNLDALTLHEELVCPNLETTGKYEISGRLITLPIEGSGDFKISAGSYNIILDFDLETVVGDDNKAYLFLKSFKQKNEATAPISFDFKNLFNGQKDQADNAHAFANQNWKQVSDLLQEPIWNENVKKIIFNANKYLMTEPLDQMFISP; encoded by the exons ATGTTTtcgatttttgaaatattagcTTTAACGACACTGTGCGCTAGTGTCGCTCAAAgtg AATTACTACCGCCTTGCCATCTTAACGACGATGTCTGTTTTGAGAAGTCCATTAACGTAGCCCTGCCTCAGGTCGTGTCTGAAAACAAAGCCCTTGGGGTCGAATCATGTGATCCCTTGAAACTTGACCTAATTGAGGGCGACATGCccgatattaaatttaagtttatttccCCAATCACTACGGGATTCAAGCAGTGTATTGTCAAAAATGTGAA AATGAACTTAGATGCACTTACGTTACACGAGGAGCTTGTCTGTCCGAATCTAGAAACAACTGGCAAATACGAAATCTCTGGACGTCTCATCACTTTACCTATTGAGGGAAGTGGAGACTTCAAAATCTCTGCCG GGTCATACAATATAATCCTCGATTTTGATTTGGAAACTGTGGTTGGAGATGACAACAAAGCATATCTTTTCTTGAAATCTTTCAAACAGAAAAACGAAGCAACAGCTCCAATTTCTTTCGACttcaaaaacctttttaatgGACAAAAGGATCAGG CTGACAATGCCCACGCATTTGCTAATCAGAACTGGAAGCAGGTCTCCGATCTCCTGCAGGAACCTATTTGGAACGAAAACGTGaagaaaatcatttttaacGCCAACAAATACTTAATGACTGAACCCCTTGATCAAATGTTCATATCACCTTAG
- the LOC125058385 gene encoding circadian clock-controlled protein daywake-like isoform X2, whose amino-acid sequence MFSIFEILALTTLCASVAQSELLAPCHINDDVCFKESANKALPQFMSENKALGIESSDPLKLDLIEGDMPDIKFKFFSPITTGYKQCHVKNMIMNLDALTLHEELDCPNLETTGKYEISGRLMNVPIEGNGDFKISAGTYKIILDFDLETVVGGDNKAYISMKSFKQKNEATSPISFDFKNLFNGKKDLADNALTFANQNWKQVSELLQDPIWNNNMKKIISNANKYLMTEPLDQIFISP is encoded by the exons ATGTTTtcgatttttgaaatattagcTTTAACTACACTGTGCGCTAGTGTCGCTCAAAgtg AATTATTAGCGCCATGCCATATTAACGACGATGTCTGTTTCAAGGAGTCCGCTAACAAAGCCCTGCCTCAGTTTATGTCTGAAAACAAAGCTCTTGGGATCGAATCATCTGATCCCTTGAAACTTGACCTAATTGAGGGCGACATGCccgatattaaatttaagtttttttcccCAATCACTACGGGATACAAGCAGTGTCATGTCAAAAATATGAT AATGAATTTGGATGCACTTACGTTACACGAGGAGCTTGACTGTCCGAATCTAGAAACAACTGGCAAATACGAAATCTCTGGACGTCTCATGAATGTACCAATTGAGGGTAATGGAGACTTCAAAATCTCTGCCG GGACATACAAAATCATCCTCGATTTTGATTTGGAAACTGTGGTTGGAGGTGACAACAAAGCATATATCTCCATGAAATCTTTCAAACAGAAAAACGAAGCAACATCTCCAATTTCTTTCGACttcaaaaacctttttaatgGAAAAAAGGATCTGG CGGACAATGCCCTCACATTTGCAAACCAGAACTGGAAGCAGGTCTCCGAGCTCCTGCAGGATCCTATTTGGAACAACAACATGAAGAAAATCATTTCTAACGCCAACAAATACTTAATGACTGAACCCCTtgatcaaatattcatatcaCCTTAG
- the LOC125058385 gene encoding circadian clock-controlled protein daywake-like isoform X1: protein MISIFEILALTTLCASVAQSELLAPCHINDDVCLKESVNKALPQFFSENKTLGVESSDPLKLELIEGDLPDIKFKFFSPITTGFKQCHIKNMIMNLDALTLHEELDCPNLETTGKYEISGRLMNVPIEGNGDFKISAGTYKIILDFDLETVVGGDNKAYISMKSFKQKNEATSPISFDFKNLFNGKKDLADNALTFANQNWKQVSELLQDPIWNNNMKKIISNANKYLMTEPLDQIFISP from the exons ATGATTtcgatttttgaaatattagcTTTAACTACACTGTGCGCTAGTGTCGCTCAAAgtg AATTATTAGCGCCATGCCATATAAACGACGATGTCTGTTTAAAGGAGTCCGTTAATAAAGCCCTGCCTCAGTTCTTCTCTGAAAACAAAACCCTTGGGGTCGAATCATCTGATCCCTTGAAACTTGAACTAATTGAGGGCGATCTGCccgatattaaatttaagtttttttcccCAATCACTACGGGATTCAAGCAGTGTCATATCAAAAATATGAT AATGAATTTGGATGCACTTACGTTACACGAGGAGCTTGACTGTCCGAATCTAGAAACAACTGGCAAATACGAAATCTCTGGACGTCTCATGAATGTACCAATTGAGGGTAATGGAGACTTCAAAATCTCTGCCG GGACATACAAAATCATCCTCGATTTTGATTTGGAAACTGTGGTTGGAGGTGACAACAAAGCATATATCTCCATGAAATCTTTCAAACAGAAAAACGAAGCAACATCTCCAATTTCTTTCGACttcaaaaacctttttaatgGAAAAAAGGATCTGG CGGACAATGCCCTCACATTTGCAAACCAGAACTGGAAGCAGGTCTCCGAGCTCCTGCAGGATCCTATTTGGAACAACAACATGAAGAAAATCATTTCTAACGCCAACAAATACTTAATGACTGAACCCCTtgatcaaatattcatatcaCCTTAG
- the LOC125058344 gene encoding circadian clock-controlled protein daywake-like — MFSIFEILALTTLCASVAQSELLAPCHRNDNVCFEKSINDALPAIFSENKALGIESSDPLKLDLIEGDMPDIKFKFISPITTGFKKCVVKNVKMNLDALTLHEELDCPNLETTGKYEISGRLITLPIEGSGDFKISAGSYNIILDFDLETVVGDDNKVYLSFKSYKQKNEATAPISFDFKNLFNGQKDQADNVLTFANQNWKQVFHLLQEPIWNENIKKIVSTGNKLLRTEPLDQMFISP; from the exons ATGTTTtcgatttttgaaatattagcTTTAACGACACTGTGCGCTAGTGTCGCTCAAAgtg AATTATTAGCGCCATGCCATCGTAACGACAATGTCTGTTTTGAGAAGTCCATCAACGATGCCCTGCCTGCGATCTTCTCTGAAAACAAAGCTCTTGGGATCGAATCATCTGATCCCTTGAAACTTGACCTAATTGAGGGCGACATGCccgatattaaatttaagtttatttccCCAATCACTACGGGATTCAAGAAATGTGTCGTGAAAAATGTGAA AATGAACTTAGATGCACTTACCTTACACGAGGAGCTTGATTGTCCGAATCTAGAAACAACTGGCAAATACGAAATCTCTGGACGTCTCATCACTTTACCAATTGAGGGAAGTGGAGACTTCAAAATCTCTGCTG GGTCATACAATATCATCCTCGATTTTGATTTGGAAACTGTAGTTGGAGATGACAACAAAGTATATCTCTCCTTCAAATCTTACAAACAGAAAAACGAAGCAACAGCTCCAATTTCTTTCGACttcaaaaacctttttaatgGACAAAAGGATCAGG CGGACAATGTCCTCACATTTGCTAACCAGAACTGGAAACAGGTCTTCCATCTCCTGCAGGAACCTATTTGGAACGAAAACATCAAGAAAATCGTTTCTACCGGCAACAAACTCTTAAGGACTGAACCCCTTGATCAAATGTTCATATCACCTTAG